A stretch of the Haloarcula ordinaria genome encodes the following:
- a CDS encoding MBL fold metallo-hydrolase, which yields MFTRVSIPTPFQVGAVNAYVAGRTVVDPGPDSEEAWARLLEALEARELAPSDVEQVLVTHPHPDHFGLAARLRSNGARVLASSTAADIMVDFAARLHYEQEYFADFFERCGISRETAVAVTQLPEAFLPYAQSVATDRELAAGDVVTVADERLTVDEVTGHAAGEIIFSFDDDGDDTGIVGDNVLADITPNPFLLPPVDRGGQRPRVLPAFNDSLRWLREQGHDRFLTGHREPVESPRDRIDEILAAHESRTDEVADIVDEGATTPAAVMTDLFGDLPATEYFSGMSEAVGHLDVLEARGRVERRETGGVVVYERA from the coding sequence ATGTTCACACGGGTGTCGATACCGACGCCGTTCCAGGTCGGCGCGGTCAACGCGTACGTTGCGGGTCGGACCGTCGTCGACCCGGGCCCGGACAGCGAAGAGGCGTGGGCACGGTTGCTCGAGGCCCTCGAGGCCCGCGAACTCGCGCCAAGCGACGTCGAACAGGTGCTGGTGACACACCCGCACCCGGACCACTTCGGACTGGCGGCGCGGCTGCGTTCGAACGGGGCGCGCGTCCTCGCGAGCAGTACTGCGGCCGACATCATGGTCGACTTCGCGGCTCGACTCCACTACGAACAGGAGTACTTCGCGGACTTCTTCGAACGGTGTGGTATCTCCCGCGAGACGGCGGTGGCGGTCACGCAACTGCCCGAGGCGTTCCTGCCGTACGCCCAGAGCGTCGCGACGGACCGCGAGCTCGCGGCCGGCGACGTCGTCACCGTGGCCGACGAACGACTCACCGTCGACGAGGTCACTGGCCACGCCGCCGGCGAGATTATCTTCAGTTTCGACGACGACGGCGACGACACTGGTATCGTCGGCGACAACGTTCTGGCCGACATCACGCCCAACCCGTTCCTCCTGCCACCAGTCGACCGCGGCGGCCAGCGACCCCGCGTGCTCCCGGCGTTCAATGACTCGCTACGGTGGCTCCGCGAGCAGGGCCACGACCGGTTTCTCACCGGGCACCGAGAGCCCGTCGAGTCGCCACGTGACCGCATCGACGAGATTCTCGCCGCCCACGAGAGCCGGACAGACGAAGTGGCGGACATCGTCGACGAAGGAGCCACGACGCCGGCAGCGGTGATGACCGACCTGTTCGGCGACCTCCCGGCCACGGAGTACTTCTCGGGGATGAGCGAGGCTGTCGGACATCTGGATGTACTGGAAGCACGGGGCCGCGTCGAGCGACGCGAGACGGGTGGCGTGGTCGTCTACGAACGGGCCTGA
- a CDS encoding complex I subunit 4 family protein, with protein MLVAVLLAVTLLGAAVVMLSPDRYAGKLAAAISAVPALLSVYMYWAYLTQFEGTGNALLQPGDVAFGQQIPWIDFGGLSISYYVGLDGVSMPLLALTTILTTLAIVSAWTPIDDRQSQFYGLMLFMETSLIGVFTALDFFLWFVFWEGVLIPMYFLIGVWGGPRRKYAAIKFFVYTNVASLVMFAGLFALVFSTDLTSLALPAMAEAFRNASGLPTIAGFGLATISFVLMFFGFAVKVPVFPFHTWLPDAHVEAPTPVSVMLAGVLLKMGTYALLRFNFTMLPETAQQLAVPLAIVGVVSVIYGATLALAQRDLKRIVAYSSISSMGYVILGLVAFTPHGMGGATFQMIAHGLISGLMFMSVGVIYNVTHTRMVGDMSGLADKMPWTVGIFVSAAFGYMGLPLMAGFAAEFLIFQGAFDAATLGSAAPVLTAAAMFGIVIVAGYLLWAMQRTLFGAFDLETDYTVSEAAFHDVAPLAVLLLLVIVLGVNPDLSYEMIQNSILPVIDLGGGA; from the coding sequence ATGCTGGTCGCCGTCCTCCTCGCGGTGACGCTGCTGGGCGCGGCCGTCGTCATGCTCTCGCCCGACCGGTACGCCGGCAAGCTCGCGGCCGCCATCAGTGCCGTCCCGGCGCTGCTGAGCGTCTACATGTACTGGGCGTACCTGACGCAGTTCGAGGGTACCGGCAACGCACTGCTCCAGCCGGGCGACGTCGCCTTCGGCCAGCAGATTCCGTGGATCGACTTCGGTGGCCTGAGCATCTCGTACTACGTCGGCCTCGACGGCGTCAGCATGCCGCTGCTCGCGCTGACGACCATCCTGACGACGCTGGCCATCGTCTCCGCGTGGACGCCAATCGACGACCGCCAGTCCCAGTTCTACGGGCTGATGCTGTTCATGGAGACGAGCCTCATCGGCGTCTTTACCGCGCTCGACTTCTTCCTCTGGTTCGTCTTCTGGGAGGGCGTGCTCATCCCGATGTACTTCCTCATCGGCGTCTGGGGCGGCCCGCGGCGCAAGTACGCCGCCATCAAGTTCTTCGTCTACACGAACGTGGCCTCGCTGGTCATGTTCGCGGGCCTGTTCGCGCTCGTGTTCTCGACGGACCTCACGTCGCTGGCCCTGCCGGCGATGGCCGAGGCGTTCCGCAACGCGTCGGGCCTGCCGACCATCGCCGGGTTCGGCCTGGCGACGATCTCGTTCGTCCTGATGTTCTTCGGCTTCGCGGTGAAGGTGCCAGTCTTCCCGTTCCACACCTGGCTCCCGGACGCCCACGTCGAGGCGCCGACACCGGTGTCGGTGATGCTGGCCGGCGTCCTCCTGAAAATGGGGACGTACGCCCTGCTGCGGTTCAACTTCACGATGCTGCCGGAGACGGCCCAGCAACTCGCCGTCCCGCTTGCCATCGTCGGCGTCGTCAGCGTCATCTACGGCGCGACGCTGGCGCTGGCCCAGCGTGACCTGAAACGCATCGTCGCGTACTCCTCCATCTCCTCGATGGGCTACGTCATCCTCGGGCTGGTCGCCTTTACCCCCCACGGCATGGGCGGGGCGACCTTCCAGATGATCGCCCACGGCCTCATCTCGGGGCTGATGTTCATGTCCGTCGGCGTTATCTACAACGTGACCCACACGCGGATGGTCGGGGACATGTCCGGCCTCGCGGACAAGATGCCATGGACGGTCGGCATCTTCGTCTCGGCCGCCTTCGGCTACATGGGCCTGCCGCTCATGGCCGGCTTCGCCGCCGAGTTCCTCATCTTCCAGGGCGCGTTCGACGCCGCGACGCTCGGCAGTGCCGCGCCGGTGCTCACAGCGGCGGCGATGTTCGGCATCGTCATCGTCGCGGGCTACCTGCTGTGGGCCATGCAGCGCACCCTCTTCGGTGCGTTCGACTTAGAGACGGACTACACGGTGTCCGAAGCAGCGTTCCACGACGTCGCACCGCTGGCAGTCCTCCTGCTGCTGGTCATCGTGCTCGGCGTCAACCCCGACCTCTCCTACGAGATGATTCAGAACTCGATTCTCCCGGTGATAGACCTCGGAGGTGGTGCATAG
- a CDS encoding NADH-quinone oxidoreductase subunit N produces MSSLPAWTSLAPPLALAVTALVLLLVDSIDPDTTNTGLLAGVSVVGSLTSLAFAVWFVVGGTGIPASQGGQGTPVLFNGQLVVDQLALFFMVIVGSVTALVTLASYDYVREHSYQAEYYSLVLLAATGMSVLSATNSLASAFVALELVSLPSYALVAFLKKNKGSVEAALKYFLIGAVSSAVFAYGISLVYAATGVLRFDAVATAIESGVLQTVVDGSVQAQAGEPSVPMSILGVGILLVIGGVAFKTAAVPFHFWAPEAYEGAPAPISAFLSSASKAAGFVLAFRVFATAFPIQTLIADGGALNWVVAFQVLAIATMFIGNFAAATQESVKRMLAYSSVGHAGYVLIGLAALSSSGEGLAFSLSAGMAHLLVYGFMNTGAFLFIALAEYWGVGRRFEDYNGLGREAPLACAAMTVFLFSLAGLPIGGGFFSKFYLFSATMNVGAWSLAAALVINSALSLFYYSRVVKAMWIEEPTGEDRVESYPTGLYTAIVAAAVATVLLVPGFDYVSSVAFRAATLL; encoded by the coding sequence ATGTCGAGTCTGCCAGCGTGGACGTCGTTGGCGCCACCGCTGGCGCTCGCCGTGACCGCGCTCGTCCTCCTGCTGGTCGACAGCATCGACCCCGACACGACCAACACGGGCCTGCTCGCAGGCGTCTCCGTCGTCGGCTCGCTGACCTCGCTGGCCTTTGCCGTCTGGTTCGTCGTCGGCGGCACGGGCATTCCCGCAAGTCAGGGCGGCCAGGGCACGCCGGTGCTGTTCAACGGCCAGCTGGTCGTCGACCAGCTCGCGCTGTTCTTCATGGTCATCGTCGGGAGCGTCACCGCACTGGTGACCCTGGCGAGCTACGACTACGTGCGCGAACACAGCTACCAGGCCGAGTACTACTCGCTGGTGTTGCTCGCCGCGACCGGGATGTCGGTGCTCTCGGCGACGAATTCGCTCGCCTCGGCGTTCGTCGCCCTCGAGCTCGTCTCGCTGCCCTCCTACGCGCTCGTCGCGTTCCTGAAGAAGAACAAGGGCAGCGTCGAGGCGGCGCTGAAGTACTTCCTCATCGGCGCGGTCTCCTCGGCCGTCTTCGCCTACGGCATCTCGCTCGTGTACGCCGCGACCGGCGTCCTCCGGTTCGACGCCGTGGCGACGGCCATCGAGAGCGGCGTCCTGCAGACCGTCGTCGACGGGTCGGTGCAGGCACAAGCTGGGGAACCCAGCGTGCCGATGTCCATCCTCGGCGTCGGCATCCTGCTGGTCATCGGCGGCGTCGCGTTCAAGACCGCCGCCGTGCCGTTCCACTTCTGGGCGCCGGAGGCGTACGAGGGTGCACCCGCGCCCATCTCGGCGTTCCTCTCCTCGGCGTCGAAGGCCGCCGGCTTCGTGCTGGCGTTCCGCGTCTTCGCGACCGCGTTCCCCATCCAGACGCTCATCGCCGACGGCGGGGCCCTGAACTGGGTCGTCGCCTTCCAGGTGCTGGCAATCGCGACGATGTTCATCGGGAACTTCGCCGCGGCCACCCAGGAGTCGGTCAAGCGGATGCTGGCTTACTCCAGCGTCGGGCACGCCGGCTACGTCCTCATCGGGCTGGCGGCGCTATCCTCCTCGGGTGAGGGGCTGGCGTTCAGTCTCTCGGCCGGGATGGCCCACCTGCTCGTCTACGGCTTCATGAACACGGGCGCGTTCCTGTTCATCGCGCTGGCCGAGTACTGGGGCGTCGGCCGTCGCTTCGAGGACTACAACGGCCTCGGCCGCGAGGCACCGCTGGCCTGCGCGGCGATGACGGTCTTCCTCTTCAGCCTGGCCGGCCTGCCCATCGGCGGCGGGTTCTTCTCGAAGTTCTACCTGTTCTCGGCGACGATGAACGTCGGCGCGTGGTCACTCGCGGCCGCCCTCGTCATCAACAGCGCGCTCTCCTTGTTCTACTACTCGCGGGTCGTCAAGGCGATGTGGATCGAGGAGCCGACCGGCGAGGACCGCGTCGAGTCGTACCCGACCGGGCTGTACACCGCCATCGTCGCGGCCGCCGTCGCGACGGTGCTGCTGGTGCCTGGCTTCGACTACGTCTCCAGCGTGGCCTTCCGCGCCGCCACGCTGCTGTAG
- a CDS encoding DUF7553 family protein, whose translation MNRHFEDARYYLKRAGETATKGVKTELEPIEQRFRELTGNEEEPEPNRLDQIKADLKELQGKAEGEAAKAIEDAREKIEDYRGTEQQEA comes from the coding sequence ATGAACAGGCACTTCGAAGACGCACGGTACTACCTCAAGCGCGCCGGCGAGACAGCGACGAAAGGGGTCAAGACCGAACTGGAACCCATCGAGCAGCGGTTCCGCGAACTGACTGGCAACGAGGAGGAACCCGAACCCAACCGCCTGGACCAGATCAAAGCCGACCTGAAAGAGCTCCAGGGCAAAGCCGAAGGTGAGGCTGCGAAAGCCATCGAGGACGCTCGCGAGAAGATCGAAGACTACCGCGGCACCGAACAGCAGGAAGCGTAG